The following proteins are co-located in the Luteolibacter rhizosphaerae genome:
- a CDS encoding glycosyltransferase gives MPSSPCIATVFACFNRRATALECIRRLQAQTRQPDMVVVGDNASTDGTPEALRALAWDRLTVVDTGDNLGNAGGVQVAMDHAFAHGADAVWVLDDDSWPRSGALGALLEDGFDAHTVRHSLQVDPTGGHYSWPLPVRSASGAWETIRHPDEWPGPACVESRASWTGALVPRAAWERAGPVLGELFIRGEDEEYPRRLAAAGFRFEAVRDSVLDHPSAKNLRRWKIGTKDFWFETGLEDWKFYYEVRNTVWLKFREGSRGQGWAIGFLHLLATLLHDGWSSSRWRTWRLALADARSGRLGRRSF, from the coding sequence ATGCCCTCTTCCCCCTGCATCGCCACCGTCTTCGCCTGCTTCAACCGGCGCGCCACTGCCTTGGAGTGCATCCGCCGCTTGCAGGCCCAGACCCGTCAGCCGGACATGGTGGTAGTGGGCGATAATGCCTCCACCGACGGCACTCCGGAGGCCCTGCGCGCTTTGGCATGGGATCGCCTCACCGTCGTGGATACCGGCGACAATCTCGGCAATGCCGGCGGGGTGCAGGTTGCCATGGATCACGCGTTTGCCCACGGTGCCGACGCCGTCTGGGTTCTAGATGACGATTCTTGGCCGCGTTCCGGGGCTCTGGGCGCTCTGTTAGAAGACGGCTTCGACGCTCACACCGTCCGCCACAGCCTCCAAGTCGATCCGACGGGAGGCCACTACTCATGGCCTCTCCCCGTCCGCTCGGCATCGGGCGCATGGGAGACCATCCGTCATCCGGACGAGTGGCCGGGCCCCGCCTGTGTCGAAAGCCGCGCCTCATGGACCGGTGCCCTGGTTCCCCGTGCCGCTTGGGAGAGAGCCGGCCCCGTTCTGGGCGAGCTCTTCATCCGCGGCGAGGATGAGGAGTATCCCCGCCGTCTCGCCGCCGCCGGTTTCCGCTTCGAGGCGGTCAGGGACTCGGTGCTCGACCATCCCTCGGCGAAGAACCTTCGCCGCTGGAAGATCGGGACGAAAGACTTCTGGTTTGAAACCGGCTTGGAGGATTGGAAATTCTACTACGAGGTGAGGAATACCGTGTGGTTGAAGTTCCGGGAGGGATCTCGCGGGCAGGGCTGGGCGATCGGATTCCTGCATCTCCTCGCCACCCTCCTCCATGATGGCTGGTCCTCGTCCCGCTGGCGGACTTGGCGCCTGGCACTGGCGGATGCCCGCTCAGGCCGTTTGGGTAGAAGGAGTTTCTGA
- a CDS encoding glycosyltransferase, whose translation MSRPLRWLTCAPRDYCGNDAYFSRDTGLLCRGLQDAGADCRPILAGEPRPDDAADLVRATASELSDPRWWKGLSADAVVIHTWSQGEHTRTLRAIREAGLRLVLIQDGTGTTGPLGTWGDWVAESWYFRHRHGGSWGGLLWFAARMLHGHTLRLPGFEKTRAQQFELADRIVVPSPRALGGYRKLAGRLGPDLSSRLHLLPYPVAAWFTRREAVPKENLIVSVGRWTDHWQKRPDLLARALEQALLKHPEWRAEIFGEPGSALSRWHANLESSLRVRVSLAGIVSNHQLSTAMARAKISFCSSAYESFHIASGEALCSGASIVGVDSAMTPSMAWFASEQSGSLSETLSGDGLVKGLCREISEWAAGRRDPDQISRDWSARLHAAAVARNLIEMVSC comes from the coding sequence ATGAGCCGACCTCTCCGCTGGCTTACCTGCGCGCCGCGGGACTACTGCGGGAACGATGCGTATTTCTCCCGGGATACCGGTCTCCTGTGCCGCGGCTTGCAGGATGCGGGCGCGGATTGCCGGCCTATCCTGGCGGGTGAGCCGCGTCCCGATGACGCCGCGGACCTCGTGCGCGCCACTGCCTCGGAGCTATCCGACCCACGTTGGTGGAAGGGGCTGTCAGCGGATGCCGTCGTGATCCATACGTGGAGCCAGGGCGAGCATACTCGCACCCTTCGCGCGATTCGTGAGGCAGGGCTGAGGCTGGTTCTGATCCAGGATGGTACGGGCACCACAGGTCCGCTCGGCACCTGGGGAGATTGGGTGGCGGAGTCATGGTATTTCCGCCATCGCCACGGGGGTAGTTGGGGCGGCTTGTTGTGGTTCGCCGCCCGCATGCTTCATGGTCACACCCTGCGTCTTCCGGGTTTTGAAAAGACCCGCGCGCAGCAGTTCGAATTGGCCGATCGGATCGTCGTGCCTTCACCGCGTGCGCTCGGAGGCTATCGGAAATTGGCCGGACGATTGGGACCGGATCTCTCCTCCAGGCTTCATCTGTTGCCCTATCCGGTTGCTGCTTGGTTCACCCGGCGGGAGGCGGTTCCGAAGGAGAACCTCATCGTGTCCGTGGGGCGCTGGACGGATCACTGGCAGAAGCGGCCGGACCTGCTAGCTCGTGCCCTCGAGCAGGCTCTGCTCAAGCATCCGGAGTGGCGGGCGGAGATCTTCGGCGAGCCGGGGAGCGCATTGTCGCGGTGGCACGCGAATTTGGAATCGTCCTTGCGTGTGCGGGTCAGCCTGGCCGGCATCGTCTCCAACCACCAGCTCTCCACGGCCATGGCGAGGGCAAAGATCTCCTTCTGTAGTTCCGCCTACGAGTCCTTTCACATTGCGTCCGGAGAAGCCCTGTGCAGCGGCGCTTCGATTGTAGGAGTGGATTCCGCCATGACTCCCAGCATGGCTTGGTTCGCCAGCGAACAGTCCGGCAGCCTTTCCGAAACCTTGAGCGGCGATGGTCTGGTAAAAGGCCTGTGCCGCGAGATCTCCGAGTGGGCCGCCGGCCGGCGCGATCCTGACCAAATCTCGCGCGATTGGAGCGCTCGCCTTCACGCTGCCGCCGTGGCCCGTAATCTGATCGAAATGGTTTCCTGTTAG
- a CDS encoding glycosyltransferase family 2 protein gives MDFTVITPNLNYGRFLADCLESVARQEGVTVEHLVIDGGSTDDSAAVAARFPHLAWSQEPDKGMSDAINKGFDRATGEWVIWLNSDDRLKPGVLSRVKEAAANSTADILYGAYDFVDEGGSFLRSIRVPSWSPFVHVHHCCYIGSTACFLRRSSVIDPGHRLREDFRYVMDGEFYARLHAQGLNFDRIPLDVADFRLHGGNTSSKHLGRTRDLEAILKAERQHVESRAIRRAYGLTLFEDPYLNGLVDGVLWITARAWKGIIKLL, from the coding sequence ATGGATTTCACCGTCATCACCCCGAACCTGAACTACGGTCGCTTTCTTGCCGATTGCTTGGAGAGCGTCGCCCGGCAGGAAGGGGTCACTGTCGAGCATCTCGTTATCGATGGCGGCTCGACCGATGACAGCGCTGCGGTGGCGGCCCGCTTCCCGCATCTCGCTTGGTCACAGGAGCCGGACAAGGGCATGTCCGATGCCATCAACAAAGGCTTCGACCGCGCCACGGGCGAGTGGGTGATCTGGCTCAATTCCGATGATCGCTTGAAGCCCGGCGTCCTCTCGCGAGTAAAGGAAGCGGCTGCGAATTCCACAGCGGACATCCTCTACGGAGCCTACGATTTCGTGGATGAAGGCGGCAGCTTCCTTCGCAGCATCCGCGTTCCTTCGTGGTCACCCTTCGTCCATGTCCACCACTGCTGCTACATCGGCTCGACCGCGTGCTTTCTCCGGCGCTCCAGCGTGATCGATCCCGGGCATCGGCTGCGCGAGGACTTCCGCTATGTCATGGATGGTGAGTTCTATGCCCGTCTCCATGCGCAGGGCCTGAACTTCGATCGCATCCCGCTGGATGTCGCGGACTTCCGCCTGCATGGTGGCAACACTTCTTCCAAGCATCTCGGCCGGACGCGTGATCTCGAAGCCATCCTCAAGGCTGAGCGCCAGCACGTGGAGTCCCGCGCCATCCGCCGCGCATACGGGCTGACGCTGTTTGAAGATCCCTACCTGAACGGACTGGTAGATGGCGTCCTGTGGATCACAGCGCGTGCGTGGAAGGGAATCATAAAACTCCTGTAA
- a CDS encoding alpha-1,2-fucosyltransferase — translation MIRVVMLGRTGNNLFQYALGRVLAEKHGVPLVMDGSWFDPPGWASVSCLRRLGLKAEIRQRSPFMARALRRLTGRHYWELAGFPVLKESPVDLRFAPRFLEAPSSVVLMGYFQTHLYFAGFEDVLRDELRTDRLPWQDATRRVADLMEPVPSVAVHVRRTDYVGNPDVDVCSLAYYRRAMDLLRSQIAGARFFLFSDDPAWCHDQLGGDDAEVCALPEAQGDPLHDLHLMSRAKHHIIANSSYSWWAAWLGKKQGQRVLMPDLWYRGGMLAPIAEKRLPAWEIVETGLLSPP, via the coding sequence GTGATACGCGTCGTCATGCTGGGCCGGACGGGAAACAATCTCTTCCAGTATGCCCTCGGCCGCGTTCTTGCGGAGAAGCACGGCGTTCCCTTGGTCATGGACGGATCTTGGTTCGATCCTCCGGGCTGGGCGTCGGTCTCCTGCTTGCGGCGCTTGGGCTTGAAGGCGGAGATCCGTCAACGGTCGCCCTTCATGGCCCGCGCGCTCCGGAGACTCACGGGGCGGCACTACTGGGAACTTGCCGGCTTCCCGGTATTGAAGGAATCGCCCGTGGACCTCCGCTTCGCCCCGCGCTTCCTCGAAGCCCCGTCGTCCGTCGTGCTCATGGGATACTTCCAGACGCACCTCTACTTCGCGGGATTTGAGGATGTCCTGCGTGACGAACTCCGCACCGACCGGCTCCCCTGGCAAGATGCTACCCGTCGCGTTGCGGATCTCATGGAGCCCGTTCCCAGCGTGGCGGTTCATGTCCGCCGCACCGACTATGTCGGTAATCCCGACGTGGATGTCTGTAGCCTCGCGTACTACCGTAGGGCGATGGATCTCCTTCGTTCGCAGATCGCCGGTGCGCGCTTCTTCTTGTTCTCGGACGATCCCGCCTGGTGTCACGATCAGCTGGGCGGCGACGATGCCGAGGTCTGCGCGCTCCCCGAAGCGCAAGGCGACCCCCTCCATGACTTGCATCTCATGAGCCGGGCCAAGCACCATATCATCGCGAACAGCAGCTACTCCTGGTGGGCTGCATGGCTCGGCAAGAAGCAGGGCCAGCGGGTGCTTATGCCGGACCTCTGGTATCGGGGCGGGATGTTGGCGCCCATCGCAGAGAAGCGCCTGCCCGCTTGGGAAATAGTCGAAACCGGCCTGCTCTCCCCGCCATGA
- a CDS encoding sugar transferase: MPVGRKEAFSIQLLQLLDAGLVWFAFWMASFFRGPIRETLGAYNDGEMSLSQMSWVLYIVVPFTPLALEFFQFYRRPRTKTPLQAFSQLVKALLFMALAIGMMVVFAQISGASRLILGVGGALTLLILFARDRAFHSYLHRQELRDYAKERIIIAGSDEEIDAFLGEVDEEVSGLWKIVARFDLAQRPVDELYALLKEKSVERVIFAARDTEFGKVAEGVEACELQGVEAWIVASFIRTQIARPTFDVIGKKPMLVLRSTPELSWELACKAVIDMVGSFLLIFFTSPLWLIAIIGIKITSPSGPVFFRQRRAGRYGKPFRMWKFRTMVPDAEAQLAKVKEEHGNHMEGPVFKLDRDPRVFAFGALLRKLSIDELPQLLNVLRGHMSLVGPRPLPIYEVDAFEKSEHRRRLSVKPGITCEWQAGGRNKITSFEQWVEMDLRYIDNWSLWLDIKILFRTIPAVLLGRGAN; encoded by the coding sequence ATGCCTGTCGGCCGTAAAGAAGCGTTCTCGATCCAACTGCTCCAACTGCTCGACGCAGGCTTGGTGTGGTTCGCCTTCTGGATGGCCTCCTTTTTCCGCGGCCCCATTCGCGAGACCTTGGGCGCTTACAATGATGGCGAGATGAGCCTCTCGCAGATGAGTTGGGTGCTCTACATCGTGGTCCCCTTCACCCCGCTCGCCCTCGAGTTCTTCCAGTTCTACCGCCGCCCGCGGACCAAGACCCCTTTGCAGGCCTTCAGCCAGCTCGTGAAGGCCCTGCTGTTCATGGCCTTGGCGATCGGCATGATGGTCGTCTTCGCGCAGATCTCCGGTGCCAGCCGTTTGATCCTCGGTGTGGGTGGGGCCCTCACGCTCCTCATTCTTTTCGCCCGGGATCGCGCATTCCACTCCTACCTGCACCGCCAGGAGCTGCGGGACTATGCCAAGGAGCGGATCATTATTGCCGGCTCCGACGAGGAGATCGACGCCTTCCTCGGCGAGGTGGACGAGGAGGTCAGCGGGCTGTGGAAAATCGTCGCCCGCTTCGATCTCGCCCAGCGCCCTGTCGACGAACTGTATGCCCTCCTCAAGGAGAAGTCCGTGGAGCGCGTGATCTTCGCCGCCCGGGACACCGAGTTCGGCAAGGTCGCGGAAGGCGTGGAGGCTTGCGAGTTGCAGGGCGTGGAGGCGTGGATTGTTGCCTCCTTCATTCGTACGCAGATTGCCCGGCCTACCTTCGATGTCATTGGCAAGAAGCCGATGCTGGTCCTCCGCTCCACTCCCGAGCTGTCTTGGGAGCTGGCCTGCAAGGCGGTGATCGACATGGTCGGCTCCTTCCTCTTGATCTTCTTCACCTCACCCCTGTGGTTGATCGCGATTATCGGCATCAAGATTACCAGCCCCAGCGGCCCTGTCTTCTTCCGCCAGCGCCGGGCCGGCCGCTATGGCAAGCCCTTCCGGATGTGGAAGTTTCGGACCATGGTGCCGGATGCCGAGGCCCAGCTTGCCAAGGTGAAGGAAGAACACGGCAACCATATGGAGGGACCGGTCTTCAAGCTCGACCGCGATCCCCGCGTCTTCGCTTTCGGTGCGCTCTTGCGGAAACTGAGCATCGACGAGTTGCCCCAGCTCCTCAATGTCCTGCGAGGCCACATGAGCTTGGTGGGGCCGCGACCTCTACCGATCTATGAGGTGGACGCCTTCGAGAAATCGGAACACCGCCGCCGTCTTAGTGTGAAGCCCGGCATCACCTGTGAGTGGCAGGCAGGCGGGCGTAACAAGATCACCAGCTTCGAACAGTGGGTGGAGATGGATCTCCGCTACATTGACAACTGGTCGCTGTGGCTCGACATCAAGATTCTCTTTCGCACGATTCCCGCCGTTCTGCTCGGTCGGGGGGCGAATTGA